The sequence below is a genomic window from Ovis canadensis isolate MfBH-ARS-UI-01 breed Bighorn chromosome 1, ARS-UI_OviCan_v2, whole genome shotgun sequence.
TTGTTCAGGACCCTGCTCACCTGTGGATggctacaggaaggaagaaattgacACATACCTTCCCCAgacttgccattctaggagatactTGCAAGAAGAAGgggctttttacttctcttcctcaccccaccccctccaccccactcattctgtaaaagaacctggcatccagacccagataggatggttattttgagacattagtttgccatcTTATTGGTCAGTGAGTAGAACCAGCTCGGACTTGGTAATGCTGTCTGTTCAAGCACAAGCTGCCTGTTCTCTTTATTTGGTGCCCTGCAATAAATGCTGTACTTTATCTTAACACAACCGCatgtcagtagattggctttgttgcagacccaagtttgatttAGTAACACTTCCAAGACATAGTTccagtctctctctcctttgtgGCATGGTTTCTCTAAACAATGTGTCTGGAGAAGGATAAGACTAAGTGCATGTATCTGGCAACCAACCTATTTTCAAGGAGGAACCAGCAAGGTAACACATCTTGTATTATTTATCCTTCTCTACCTAACTTCCCTCCAAGGTGTTACTCATTCTGGTTGTCCTGAATTTGTACCTTCTAAATTAAGTAACTTTTGCCTGTAGGGCAGGATCcatactttaaaatgtttctattgTTGACACTACATATTGCATggcatttgtttaaaaaagattataaaatatatgatcACTGTGTGGGAATTCCCTTTCTAGTATAAAATACCTATGGAACTGTACCAGAAAGAAAATACACATCAACATACGAAATatagtagattttttttatttactaCATCATACATTCACATGTTTCAAAATTCATAAAGTACAAAATGAATTAACAGTGAAAAGACTTCTTCCTGCCTTTGATCCCTAGCCTCTAATTAGTTTTCTTCCCTAAGACAAACAATGTTACccctttttaatgtatttctccAGAAGTTTATAGATATAGTAGCctatgtatttgtttttgccCTTTTTTTCCCACTGAGCAATAatgttggaaatattttaaaacacatcttGGCGATAACTCTGTGTTACTATACAGTTACATGAAagcttcttcattcttttatattgCTACACAGAAAGTATCCATTGTACCAGTGTATTATGatttaacacttttcacttttgctaTAAAAATAAGCCTGTAttaaattgtgtatatgtattgcTTCCCATTTGCAAGATAAATTATACTAGACATGGAATCTCTGAGTCCAGTGTAACAGATTAGCTTTTGACTGATGGTATCAACTCTTTTAGGGTTGACTTTTTCTCTTGAGGGGCCATTTCTGCTTTCCCCTTCTCAATGACCTGCACAGCCTTCAGCAAACCATCCTGCAGAGCCTGGTTCTTTACCATATTAGAGATCATGAAATTGATATCTCTTATATACATCTGCCTTACTTTAGCAATGTAGTGTTCTGCCTTGTTACCATGTGctacaaagaagatacacagtgCTGTGATATCTGCTTCTTGCAACCCATACTTCTCCAGAACAGACTCCCATACAACTCTGATGCGCTTGTTCGTGACTTTTCGTCTAAGGATGGAGGCTAAGGTGGGAAGACTTCTCACCAGATCTGGCAGCTTCTCAAGCACACAAGTGTGCAAGTGGACAAGTACTTCAATGACGTAGCTGTATAAAATATTCAATTCCATTGAAGTGAACCTACAAAAAATGTGGGCACTTCTTAAGCAGTAGAACTCTCTATGTGCAGCCATAAAGTGAATTTTATTAGGATAATTCAAAGAAGTATAAACATACTAGGAGAACTTTAAACAGATTGGGTTAGAGGTTTCCAGTGAAAGAGAACAAGACTTGGATCTCTTGACATAAAAGCCATTGTTTATCTAAGCAGttttgtgatctaagcctggcCACAGTGCTTGCCCTAGAACAGGTCTCAGTAATTCATGATCTTAAGGGAAGTGATGGAATGTTGGAACAAAGGAAAGGatatcaagaaacaatagttcagtgataagtgttggttgctcagttgtgtccaactcttcgtgaccccaaggactgttgcccaccagactcctctgtccatgggattctccaggcaagaatactggaatggactgccatttccttctccaggggatcttcctgacccagggattgaacctgggtctcctgcattgcaggcagattcttaaccatctgagccatcagggaagcccaattcttcCTAAAAGGATATACGTAACAATCTGATATGTATCTTAGAGTTCTGCAGGAACTAAAGCCCCACCCAGGTGGcagtggtggttgttcagtcactcagtcatgtccacctctttgcaactccatggactgtatgtagcacaccaggcatccctgtccttcactatctcccggaatttgctcaaactcatgtccattgagttgatgatgccctccaataatctcatcctctgtcaccccttatcctcctgccttcaatctttaccagcatcagagtcttttccaatgagtcagctctttgcatcaggtggccagagtattggagcttcagcttcagtatcagtccttccaatgaatatttaggattgatttcctttaggattgaccggtttgatcttgctatccaaagaactctcaagagtcctctccagcaccacagtttgaaagcctcagttctttggtgctcatccttctttatggtccaactctcaaatagctttaactagacagatctttgtcggcaaagtattgtctcctctttttaacatactgtctaggtttgtcatagcttttcttccaaggagcaagtgtcttcatttcatggctgcagtcaccatccacagtgattttggagcccaggtgGAGGATAGAATGATGATGTTGACCTTTTCTGACCCTTTTGACTTCAATCATTAAAGCTTGAATTCTGTCAACCTTTGCCCCAGTTCTGTGCTGGTCTCCTCTGTTCAAGCTCCTTCATGAATATGCATCTATCCTTAGCTTAAAactttctgattttgatatttGGGAAGACACTGCTTAGGGAAAGATCCCTGCTGttctccttacttgctgcaagtaataaatccttccttGTCCAAATCTTTGGCTTGGTTGTGTCTTTTGACCCAACACACACCAAGAGGCCAACCCAGCTTTTGGGTTCAGAACAGAAGCAGCTGTTATAGTTTAGAAAATACTTTAGAAATAGGGCTTGCCCtattacaaaagccaagacatggaagcaacctaagtgcccatcagcagatgaatggctaaagaagatgtggtatatatctaCAATGGTatgttactcagcaataaaaaagagtgaaataatatcCTTGCAGCAAcaagatggacctagaggttacaGTACTAAGACAGACAAACAtcacaatatcacttatatgtggaatctaagaaaatagtacaaatgaacttatgaaatagattcacagacacagaaaataattGTATGGTTACCATAgtataaattaggaatttagaattaacagatatatactattaaaataatttttttttaaagaaaagaggatTTGCACTAAACTGGGTAGCTTAGATCTCAGGCCACTTGTACGACAAATTTTTCAATGGCAGAGCACTTACATTATCCATCTCTGTGTTATTCAAACTTTGCCAAGCA
It includes:
- the SMCO1 gene encoding single-pass membrane and coiled-coil domain-containing protein 1; translation: MNNETTTLISLKEAMKRVDHKLQALEAHFKELDFIKDNLTQKFEDHSKTLANQGAQDELWTAVLSLKFTSMELNILYSYVIEVLVHLHTCVLEKLPDLVRSLPTLASILRRKVTNKRIRVVWESVLEKYGLQEADITALCIFFVAHGNKAEHYIAKVRQMYIRDINFMISNMVKNQALQDGLLKAVQVIEKGKAEMAPQEKKSTLKELIPSVKS